A window of the Archocentrus centrarchus isolate MPI-CPG fArcCen1 chromosome 17, fArcCen1, whole genome shotgun sequence genome harbors these coding sequences:
- the ccl20l gene encoding C-C motif chemokine 20: MAPRGMITMTALLLCFILGILSPAPAACARSSTACCTSHSRRPVPFNRIKGYREQSLKENCRIEAIIFYTVANKQVCATRKDEWVRKTLELLSSKLKKLSKSGSDGNKTEARKTGNPSVRDGSGSDSAAATEAFTFY; encoded by the exons ATGGCTCCCAGAGGTATGATCACCATGACGGCGCTTCTCCTCTGCTTCATACTGGGCATACTTAGTCCAGCTCCAGCTGCAT gTGCCCGTTCGAGCACAGCCTGCTGTACAAGCCACAGCAGGAGGCCAGTGCCCTTCAACCGTATAAAGGGATACAGAGAACAATCTCTCAAGGAAAACTGCCGCATTGAGGCAATCAT CTTCTACACTGTTGCAAACAAGCAGGTGTGTGCCACTCGCAAAGATGAGTGGGTGAGGAAAACTCTGGAGTTACTCAG TTCGAAACTGAAGAAGCTGTCCAAGTCTGGATCGGatggaaataaaactgaagcgAGGAAAACTGGAAACCCTTCAGTTCGTGATGGAAGTGGATCTGACTCCGCCGCTGCAACAGAGGCTTTCACGTTTTATTAG